Proteins found in one Rissa tridactyla isolate bRisTri1 chromosome 27, bRisTri1.patW.cur.20221130, whole genome shotgun sequence genomic segment:
- the GEMIN7 gene encoding gem-associated protein 7 isoform X2 — protein sequence MRGRPTRHRRPQAGTGTRPGGATMPVPVPVGVLRLPRGPDGCSRGFSPTSLRFQALLGGDTVAAQGARAALRQRYLRGLAAARGRPTRFCLRAGVQVDAVFGAADVEAVAFQVDALRTPLGVQAAALLRCADVLAYSFLLD from the exons ATGCGCGGCCGCCCCACGCGCCACCGGCGGCCTCAGGCGGGAACGGGGACGCGGCCCGGCG gAGCCACCATGCCGGTACCAGTGCCGGTGGGGGTCCTGCGGCTGCCACGGGGCCCTGACGGCTGCAGCCGGGGTTTCAGCCCCACTTCGCTCCGGTTCCAGgcgctgctggggggggacacggtggcgGCGCAGGGGGCGCGGGCAGCCCTGAGGCAGCGGTACCTGCGGGGGCTGGCGgccgcccggggccgccccaCGCGGTTCTGCCTGCGGGCGGGGGTCCAGGTGGATGCCGTCTTCGGCGCTGCCGACGTGGAGGCCGTGGCCTTCCAGGTGGACGCCCTGCGGACCCCCCTGGGGGTGCAGGCGGCCGCCCTGCTGCGCTGCGCCGACGTCCTCGCCTACTCCTTCCTCCTCGACTga
- the GEMIN7 gene encoding gem-associated protein 7 isoform X1: MRGRPTRHRRPQAGTGTRPGGTGCPPPWGPSGATMPVPVPVGVLRLPRGPDGCSRGFSPTSLRFQALLGGDTVAAQGARAALRQRYLRGLAAARGRPTRFCLRAGVQVDAVFGAADVEAVAFQVDALRTPLGVQAAALLRCADVLAYSFLLD, from the exons ATGCGCGGCCGCCCCACGCGCCACCGGCGGCCTCAGGCGGGAACGGGGACGCGGCCCGGCGGTACGGGGTGTCCCCCGCCGTGGGGGCCGTCGG gAGCCACCATGCCGGTACCAGTGCCGGTGGGGGTCCTGCGGCTGCCACGGGGCCCTGACGGCTGCAGCCGGGGTTTCAGCCCCACTTCGCTCCGGTTCCAGgcgctgctggggggggacacggtggcgGCGCAGGGGGCGCGGGCAGCCCTGAGGCAGCGGTACCTGCGGGGGCTGGCGgccgcccggggccgccccaCGCGGTTCTGCCTGCGGGCGGGGGTCCAGGTGGATGCCGTCTTCGGCGCTGCCGACGTGGAGGCCGTGGCCTTCCAGGTGGACGCCCTGCGGACCCCCCTGGGGGTGCAGGCGGCCGCCCTGCTGCGCTGCGCCGACGTCCTCGCCTACTCCTTCCTCCTCGACTga
- the CLASRP gene encoding CLK4-associating serine/arginine rich protein isoform X2 has translation MWHEARKHERKLRGMMVDYKKRAERRREYYEKIKKDPAQFLQVHGRACKVHLDSAVALAAESPVNMMPWQGDTNNMIDRFDVRAHLDYIPMYTPPLLNPISPEQESDERKCNYERYRGLVQNDFAGISEEQCLYQIYIDELYGGLQKPNEDEKKKLAEKKASIGYTYEDSTVAELENSLEKRGEEEDSEEDSNTDEDEVIPDIDVEVDVDELNQEQVADLNKQATTYGMAEGDFVRMLRKDKEEAEAIKNAKALEEEKAMYSGRRSRRQRREFREKRLKGRKISPPSYARRDSPTYDPYKRSPSESTSESRSRSRTPSPGHEEKITFITSFGGSDEEAAAASAQAGGVSGKATTLGKQRSAPGQPGSAAAGHSTSSRRRSSSSSTSPSSSSSSSSRSSSRSHRGGGYHRSSRYCRSRSRRYSRSRSRSRRYSGGGSRDSWRRSRSYSPDRGYRYSSRRRSRSRSRSGERYRRGARSSRHWSSSQSSRSPSDSRSRSKSVSPVREKPPRPAASPAVGEKLKKADTAAGKETGAAKPKLTPQEKLKLRMQKALNRQFKADKKAAQEKMLQQEHERQEREDELRAMARKIRMKERERREKEREEWERQYSRQSRSPSPSPRYGREYSSSRRRSRSRSRSPHYRH, from the exons ATGTGGCACGAAGCCCGCAAGCATGAGCGCAAGCTGCGGGGGATGATGGTGGACTACAAGAAGCGAGCGGAGCGCCGCAGGGAGTACTACGAGAAGATC AAAAAGGATCCGGCCCAGTTTCTACAGGTGCACGGCCGGGCCTGCAAGGTCCACCTGGACTCGGCCGTTGCGTTGGCCGCTGAGAGCCCCGTCAACAT GATGCCCTGGCAGGGGGACACGAACAACATGATCGACCGCTTCGATGTGCGGGCGCACCTGGACTATATCCCCATGTACACCCCGCCCCTGCTGAACCCCAT CTCCCCTGAGCAGGAGTCTGACGAGAGAAAGTGTAACTACGAGCGGTACCGAGGCCTGGTGCAGAACGACTTTGCTGGCA TCTCGGAGGAGCAGTGTCTCTACCAGATCTACATTGATGAGCTCTACGGGGGACTCCAGAAGCCAAAcgaagatgaaaaaaagaa GCTGGCGGAGAAAAAGGCCTCTATCGGCTACACGTATGAGGACAGCACCGTGGCTGAGCTCGAGAACTCCTTGGAGaagcggggggaggaggaagactCTGAGGAAGACAGCAACACGGATGAGGATGAAGTCATCCCCGATATCG ATGTGGAAGTGGATGTGGATGAGCTGAACCAGGAGCAGGTGGCTGACCTGAACAAGCAGGCGACCACGTACGGCATGGCGGAGGGGGACTTTGTCAG gatGTTACGGAAGGACAAAGAGGAGGCAGAAGCTATTAAAAACGCCAAAGCCCTGGAAGAGGAAAAGGCGATGTACTCG GGCCGTCGCTCTCGCCGCCAGAGGAGGGAGTTCAGGGAGAAACGCTTGAAAGGGAGGAAGATCAGCCCTCCGAG CTATGCACGGAGAGACAGCCCCACCTACGATCCCTACAAACG CTCCCCTTCGGAGTCCACCTCCGAATCCCGCTCCCGTTCCCGTACCCCATCTCCCGGCCACGAGGAGAAGATCACCTTCATCACCAGCTTTGGTGGCAGCGATGAGGAAGCGGCGGCGGCATCCGCACAAGCTGGCGGTGTCTCTGGAAAAGCCACCACGCTTGGCAAACAGCgctctgccccagggcagccGGGCAGCGCTGCGGCAGGTCATAGCACCTCGTCCCG GAGACGCTCCTCATCCTCTTCCacctccccgtcctcctcctcatcctccagctcccgctccagctCCCGTTCGCACCGAGGTGGCGGCTACCACCGCTCCAGCCGCTACTGCCGCTCCCGCAGCCGCCGCTACTCGCgctcccgcagccgcagccgcCGCTACTCGGGAGGGGGCTCGCGGGACAGCTGGCGCCGCTCCAGATCCTATTCCCCTGACCGGGGGTACCGCTacagctcccgccgccgctccag GAGCCGTTCCAGGTCTGGGGAGCGCTACCGGCGAGGCGCCAGGTCCAGCCGCCACTggagcagcagccagagcagccGAAGTCCCAGCGATTCGCGGAGCCGCAGCAAGTCGGTGTCTCCGGTGCGAGAGAAACCACCGAGGCCCGCAGCGTCGCCCGCCGTGGGggagaaactgaaaaa GGCTGACACTGCTGCTGGTAAAGAGACAGGAGCTGCCAAA CCCAAGCTGACGCCGCAGGAGAAGCTGAAGCTGCGCATGCAGAAGGCGCTGAACCGTCAGT TTAAAGCCGATAAAAAGGCGGCACAGGAAAAAATGCTGCAACAGGAGCACGAGAGACAG GAGCGGGAGGACGAGCTACGGGCCATGGCCCGGAAGATCCGCATGAA GGAGCGAGAGCGCCGGGAGAAGGAGCGGGAGGAGTGGGAGAGGCAGTACAGCCGGCAGAGCCGGTCCCCGTCCCCTTCCCCACGCTATG GTCGGGAATACAGCTCCTCTCGGAG GCGCTCCCGATCCCGCTCCCGGAGCCCTCACTACCGGCACTGA
- the CLASRP gene encoding CLK4-associating serine/arginine rich protein isoform X1 yields MRSVLTLFPAPPPCPHFRFRVAPRPLARRQGTAVSAPLSPPRCPAGAPPPARWQLGDARMWHEARKHERKLRGMMVDYKKRAERRREYYEKIKKDPAQFLQVHGRACKVHLDSAVALAAESPVNMMPWQGDTNNMIDRFDVRAHLDYIPMYTPPLLNPISPEQESDERKCNYERYRGLVQNDFAGISEEQCLYQIYIDELYGGLQKPNEDEKKKLAEKKASIGYTYEDSTVAELENSLEKRGEEEDSEEDSNTDEDEVIPDIDVEVDVDELNQEQVADLNKQATTYGMAEGDFVRMLRKDKEEAEAIKNAKALEEEKAMYSGRRSRRQRREFREKRLKGRKISPPSYARRDSPTYDPYKRSPSESTSESRSRSRTPSPGHEEKITFITSFGGSDEEAAAASAQAGGVSGKATTLGKQRSAPGQPGSAAAGHSTSSRRRSSSSSTSPSSSSSSSSRSSSRSHRGGGYHRSSRYCRSRSRRYSRSRSRSRRYSGGGSRDSWRRSRSYSPDRGYRYSSRRRSRSRSRSGERYRRGARSSRHWSSSQSSRSPSDSRSRSKSVSPVREKPPRPAASPAVGEKLKKADTAAGKETGAAKPKLTPQEKLKLRMQKALNRQFKADKKAAQEKMLQQEHERQEREDELRAMARKIRMKERERREKEREEWERQYSRQSRSPSPSPRYGREYSSSRRRSRSRSRSPHYRH; encoded by the exons ATGCGCAGCGTTCTGACCCTtttccccgcccctcccccgtGCCCTCACTTCCGGTTCCGGGTCGCCCCACGGCCGTTGGCCCGGCG GCAGGGAACAGCTGTCTCGGCGCCGCTGTCTCCTCCTCGGTGCCCGGCAggagccccccccccggctcggTGGCAGCTGGGGGACGCCAGGATGTGGCACGAAGCCCGCAAGCATGAGCGCAAGCTGCGGGGGATGATGGTGGACTACAAGAAGCGAGCGGAGCGCCGCAGGGAGTACTACGAGAAGATC AAAAAGGATCCGGCCCAGTTTCTACAGGTGCACGGCCGGGCCTGCAAGGTCCACCTGGACTCGGCCGTTGCGTTGGCCGCTGAGAGCCCCGTCAACAT GATGCCCTGGCAGGGGGACACGAACAACATGATCGACCGCTTCGATGTGCGGGCGCACCTGGACTATATCCCCATGTACACCCCGCCCCTGCTGAACCCCAT CTCCCCTGAGCAGGAGTCTGACGAGAGAAAGTGTAACTACGAGCGGTACCGAGGCCTGGTGCAGAACGACTTTGCTGGCA TCTCGGAGGAGCAGTGTCTCTACCAGATCTACATTGATGAGCTCTACGGGGGACTCCAGAAGCCAAAcgaagatgaaaaaaagaa GCTGGCGGAGAAAAAGGCCTCTATCGGCTACACGTATGAGGACAGCACCGTGGCTGAGCTCGAGAACTCCTTGGAGaagcggggggaggaggaagactCTGAGGAAGACAGCAACACGGATGAGGATGAAGTCATCCCCGATATCG ATGTGGAAGTGGATGTGGATGAGCTGAACCAGGAGCAGGTGGCTGACCTGAACAAGCAGGCGACCACGTACGGCATGGCGGAGGGGGACTTTGTCAG gatGTTACGGAAGGACAAAGAGGAGGCAGAAGCTATTAAAAACGCCAAAGCCCTGGAAGAGGAAAAGGCGATGTACTCG GGCCGTCGCTCTCGCCGCCAGAGGAGGGAGTTCAGGGAGAAACGCTTGAAAGGGAGGAAGATCAGCCCTCCGAG CTATGCACGGAGAGACAGCCCCACCTACGATCCCTACAAACG CTCCCCTTCGGAGTCCACCTCCGAATCCCGCTCCCGTTCCCGTACCCCATCTCCCGGCCACGAGGAGAAGATCACCTTCATCACCAGCTTTGGTGGCAGCGATGAGGAAGCGGCGGCGGCATCCGCACAAGCTGGCGGTGTCTCTGGAAAAGCCACCACGCTTGGCAAACAGCgctctgccccagggcagccGGGCAGCGCTGCGGCAGGTCATAGCACCTCGTCCCG GAGACGCTCCTCATCCTCTTCCacctccccgtcctcctcctcatcctccagctcccgctccagctCCCGTTCGCACCGAGGTGGCGGCTACCACCGCTCCAGCCGCTACTGCCGCTCCCGCAGCCGCCGCTACTCGCgctcccgcagccgcagccgcCGCTACTCGGGAGGGGGCTCGCGGGACAGCTGGCGCCGCTCCAGATCCTATTCCCCTGACCGGGGGTACCGCTacagctcccgccgccgctccag GAGCCGTTCCAGGTCTGGGGAGCGCTACCGGCGAGGCGCCAGGTCCAGCCGCCACTggagcagcagccagagcagccGAAGTCCCAGCGATTCGCGGAGCCGCAGCAAGTCGGTGTCTCCGGTGCGAGAGAAACCACCGAGGCCCGCAGCGTCGCCCGCCGTGGGggagaaactgaaaaa GGCTGACACTGCTGCTGGTAAAGAGACAGGAGCTGCCAAA CCCAAGCTGACGCCGCAGGAGAAGCTGAAGCTGCGCATGCAGAAGGCGCTGAACCGTCAGT TTAAAGCCGATAAAAAGGCGGCACAGGAAAAAATGCTGCAACAGGAGCACGAGAGACAG GAGCGGGAGGACGAGCTACGGGCCATGGCCCGGAAGATCCGCATGAA GGAGCGAGAGCGCCGGGAGAAGGAGCGGGAGGAGTGGGAGAGGCAGTACAGCCGGCAGAGCCGGTCCCCGTCCCCTTCCCCACGCTATG GTCGGGAATACAGCTCCTCTCGGAG GCGCTCCCGATCCCGCTCCCGGAGCCCTCACTACCGGCACTGA